The genomic DNA CACGGGGGCGGCGCCGGCCCTGTCTTCCGGACCAAATCCCCTTCCCTCCACGACCCGCATCCCCATGGTCGTCAGGTACTCGTCGGTGATGGCCCTGTAGTAGGCGGAGAGGGCGTTCGCCCCGTCCAGCTCGGGGCGGTCTCGCACCCCGGTGCTGCCCTGGATGCCGCCGTCGCGGAGCGGAAGCCGCAGCCCCATGGCCGCGTACTCTACGCCCGGCAGCGCTCGGGCGGCGTCAACGGCGCGGCGCGCGAAGCCGTGGCCGCCGCCGGGCGTCGCGCGATCCACGCCCACGGTCACCGCGCCCACCCCCGCCGGATCCAGGCCGGTGTCCACGCGGTAGAGCTGCGCGGCGCTACGTGCGAACAGAGTAGCCCCCGCCACCAGCGTCACGGCGATGACGACCTGCGCCGACACCAGAGCCGCCTGCAGTCGCCCGGACCGTCCCGCGGCCGCCCCGCCCTCGGCGCGGGCGCCCGGCTGGAGGTTGGTCGGCCGGTCCCTGAGCAGCCTGTGCGCGGGGGCCAGCGCCACCAGGGCGCCGAGCAGCGTCGCGCCGGCGAGTGCCGCCACGAGCAGCCGCCAGTCCAGGCCGATGGTGGTCTCGAAACCGCCCCCCAGGGGGAGCCGGCTCACCACCGCTCCGAACCCGAGATACGCCAGCGCCACCCCGACGCCCCCCGCGATCCCCGACAGCAGCACCGACTCGGCAACGATCTGGCGCACCAGTCGCGCGCGGCCCGCGCCCAGCGCGGCGCGCAGCCGCATCTCGTGGGCGCGATCGATCATGCGTCCGAGTAGCAGCGCGGAGACGTTGGCCAGCGCCATGACGAGCAGCAGCGCGGTGGCCAGCGTCAGGAGGCGCAGCAGCGGCCCCACCTCGCCGAACAGATATGTGCGCAGCGGCACGCTGAACGCGCCGCGGGTCTTGTCCCACTCCTCCGAATAGGTGAAGCGCTCACCGAGCCGGGCCGCGATGCCCTGGATCTCCGCCTCCACCTGGGCGTTGGACGCGCCGTTCGCGCGGCGGCCGACCAGAATGAGCCAGCCGTTACCGGCGTAGGCGCCGTCGGCAGGGTCCAGGTCCAGCGGCACCCACGCCCGCTGATCCGGGGACGGGAAGAAGAAGCCGGCGGGCATCACCCCGACGATGGTCCGCTGGACGCCGTCGACGCTGACGAGTCGGCCGACGACTCCGGGGTTGCCTCCGTAGCGCTGCTGCCAGAGCCCGTGGCTCAGCACGATTACCGGCTCGGCCCCCGGACGATCCTCGCCCTCGCGGAAGGTCCGGCCCAGCAGCGGCGCGGCGCCGAGCACGTCGAACAGGCCGGCGGACCCCATCACGGCCGCGACGGGCGCTCGGCCCCGCCCTTCGCCCAGGGTGACCACCTCGTGCCCGTAGGCCGCCACTTCTTCGAAGGCGACCACGCCCTCGCGTACGTGGTCGAACTCCGAACCGCGCCAGTTCTGGTCCGACCAGAACACCTCGACACGGTCACCGGCCGGGAACGGGAACGGCCGCACGAGGAGCGCGTGGATGGCGCCGTAGAGGGCGAGCGTCCCGCCTATGCCCAGCCCCATCGTCGTGACGGCCACGGCCGTGAACCCGCGCGCTCGCCGGAGCCCCCGCGCGCCGATGCGCAGGTCGCGCCACAGGTCGTCCAGCCAGACGAGGCCCCACGACGCGCGGGCCCGTTCCCTGTGGTGCTGGACGCCCCCGAAGCGCCTCAGCGCCTCGGTGCGGGCCCGGTCGGGGTCAAGGCCTTCGGCGGCGAGCTTTTCCACCTCGCGCTCCAGGTGGAAGGCCAGCTCCTCGTCCAGCTCGCGCTCCATGCGGCGCCGCCGGAACAGCGCCGAGAGACGAGTGGCCATATCGCTCGTGATGCCCATGTCTATCCTTCCACGCGGAGCCCGAAGCGACCGATCAGGTCGCCGCGACGATCCTGTCGACCGCAGCGGACAGCCGTTGCCAGTGCACGACCTCGGCGCCGAGCTGTCTTCGTCCTTCAGCCGTAAGCGCATAGTAGCGCGCGCGTCTGTTGTTCTCGGTCGTCGCCCAGGACGACGTGATCCAGCCCCGCCGCACGAGCCTGTGGAGCGCCGGATAGAGCGCCCCCTGGTTCACCTCCAGCACGGCGCGGGACATGTCCTGAATGCGCTCGCTGATGCCCCAGCCGTGCAGGGGCTCCAGCGACAGGACCTTCAGGATCAGCAGATCCAGGGTCCCCTTGATCATGTCGTTGCGGGACTTGTCGTCGTTCACGCCGCCCATACGAGACGCCTTCCTCTAGGTTTCAGAGAGAACATTGAGCGACTCCTCTCTGGAATCAAGAGGAGGTTGCGCTTCGCCGACTATCCTCAGGCCGCGACCAGTTGCTCGAAGTACTCGGCGATCCTGCGGGTGCCGTAACGCGGCGCGATCAGGTCCTCATTGGAGACGCGTGCGTAGAAGGCCGTCAGGTCCGCCACCCGCGGGTTTATGGGCCGGATGACCGCGCCGACCAGCTTCGCCGCGAGGGAGGGGACGACGCGGATCTTCTGCGGCGCGCCGAGGGCCGCCAACGCGAACTCCGCGATCTGGCGCCTGGACAACACCTCTGGCCCGCCGACGGCCGCCTCGCCGACTCCGGCCTCTTCGACGGCATCTACGCAGACGCGCGCCAGGTCCGCCTCGTGGATCGGGTTCGTGCGCGCCGAGCCGTCCCCGATCAACGGCACCGACCCCTTGCGCGCAAAATCCAGCAACGTCGCGAAGGCCGAGAAAAACCCGACGGGCCTGATGACGGCGTGGGACAGCTTCGAGGCGCGCAGGACATCGACCACCGCTTCATGGGCGGCGACATATCGCAGATGCCCGAGCGCTTCGTGACCGGCTACACCGACATAAACGAAGCGGCGTACGCCCTCGCCCGTCGCGGCCCCTATCAGGTTACGATTTGCCGGCAAATCGACGCGGTGGAAGCTCCGACGACCGCGGCGCAGATCGGGAAGGACGCTCGCCCCCGCGCAGGAGAACACGACGTCGATACTGGCGCAGGCCCGTCCTAGCCCAGCCGCGCTGAGCGCGTCTCCGCGGTGCGCCTCGACCCGTTCTACGATATCGTCCGGCAGTGCCCGGTGCCGGACGAGCGCGCGGACCTGGTGGCCTCGCGCGAGCGCCTCACGGACCACGTGGCTGCCCAGCGCCCCGGTCGCGCCGGCGATCAAAACGCGAAGAGACATCGCCCCTCCCGAGTCGAACGACATGACGAGCGTATCCGCGAGTCCCCGACGCCTCAAGTTCGAGCCGCTCACGGCAGAGCTGCTCCCAGACCTGGAGCGGCTGTTCGGCGAACGCGGGGCGTGCGGCGGCTGCTGGTGCATGTACTACCGCCTGATGAGGCCCGAGTACGAGGCGAGCAAGGGCGAAGGGAACCGGCTGAAGCTGAGGGCGCTCGTGGAAGAGGGGGCTCCCACGGGGGTCCTGGCGTACGCGGAGGGGGAGCCGGTCGGCTGGTGTTCGGTGGCGCCGCGGGAGCAGTTCGTCCGCCTGGCCCGGACACGCACCATGAAGTCGCTGGACGGGCGCCCGAGTTGGGTAATCCTGTGCCTGTTCGTCGCGCCCCACGCGCGCGGTCTGGGGGTGTCGAAGCGCCTGCTGGCCGCCGCCGCGCGGCACGCGCTGGACCGGGGCGCTGCTCTCGTGGAGGCCTACCCCATCATCCCGACCAAGCCGAACGTGCCTCCGGTGTTCGCCTTCAACGGCCTGCTGTCGGCCTATCTGGCCGCGGGTTTCGAGGAAGTCGGCCGGCCCTCGGAGACGCGCGCCTACGTGCGCTACGAGGGCGGCGGCTGACCGGCGGCCGGCCGCCCCCTGGCGGCGTCAGGGAGTGGCTTCCTCGGCCGCGTCGATCTCCGCCAGCTT from Gemmatimonadota bacterium includes the following:
- a CDS encoding ADOP family duplicated permease, producing the protein MGITSDMATRLSALFRRRRMERELDEELAFHLEREVEKLAAEGLDPDRARTEALRRFGGVQHHRERARASWGLVWLDDLWRDLRIGARGLRRARGFTAVAVTTMGLGIGGTLALYGAIHALLVRPFPFPAGDRVEVFWSDQNWRGSEFDHVREGVVAFEEVAAYGHEVVTLGEGRGRAPVAAVMGSAGLFDVLGAAPLLGRTFREGEDRPGAEPVIVLSHGLWQQRYGGNPGVVGRLVSVDGVQRTIVGVMPAGFFFPSPDQRAWVPLDLDPADGAYAGNGWLILVGRRANGASNAQVEAEIQGIAARLGERFTYSEEWDKTRGAFSVPLRTYLFGEVGPLLRLLTLATALLLVMALANVSALLLGRMIDRAHEMRLRAALGAGRARLVRQIVAESVLLSGIAGGVGVALAYLGFGAVVSRLPLGGGFETTIGLDWRLLVAALAGATLLGALVALAPAHRLLRDRPTNLQPGARAEGGAAAGRSGRLQAALVSAQVVIAVTLVAGATLFARSAAQLYRVDTGLDPAGVGAVTVGVDRATPGGGHGFARRAVDAARALPGVEYAAMGLRLPLRDGGIQGSTGVRDRPELDGANALSAYYRAITDEYLTTMGMRVVEGRGFGPEDRAGAAPVTLVNRAFAEEVWPGESALGKSVMGNFDDDWSTVVGVVDNVPIEGVRAPAPRVVYRPYEQWAALWPGGVLTFRTSGDPAALLETVRRTLEELDATAVVLQPTTLRRALDASIADVLRLRFFMAALAALALAIGAVGVYGVVSYEVARRSREFGIRMALGADRGRLVREVMRRESVQVLIGVAVGVGLATLAARAAAGLVWGVQPVDPPSLAAGAGALLAVGVVAALTPAIRASRVDPARVLRGE
- a CDS encoding PadR family transcriptional regulator; the protein is MNDDKSRNDMIKGTLDLLILKVLSLEPLHGWGISERIQDMSRAVLEVNQGALYPALHRLVRRGWITSSWATTENNRRARYYALTAEGRRQLGAEVVHWQRLSAAVDRIVAAT
- a CDS encoding NAD(P)H-binding protein encodes the protein MSLRVLIAGATGALGSHVVREALARGHQVRALVRHRALPDDIVERVEAHRGDALSAAGLGRACASIDVVFSCAGASVLPDLRRGRRSFHRVDLPANRNLIGAATGEGVRRFVYVGVAGHEALGHLRYVAAHEAVVDVLRASKLSHAVIRPVGFFSAFATLLDFARKGSVPLIGDGSARTNPIHEADLARVCVDAVEEAGVGEAAVGGPEVLSRRQIAEFALAALGAPQKIRVVPSLAAKLVGAVIRPINPRVADLTAFYARVSNEDLIAPRYGTRRIAEYFEQLVAA
- a CDS encoding GNAT family N-acetyltransferase, whose amino-acid sequence is MTSVSASPRRLKFEPLTAELLPDLERLFGERGACGGCWCMYYRLMRPEYEASKGEGNRLKLRALVEEGAPTGVLAYAEGEPVGWCSVAPREQFVRLARTRTMKSLDGRPSWVILCLFVAPHARGLGVSKRLLAAAARHALDRGAALVEAYPIIPTKPNVPPVFAFNGLLSAYLAAGFEEVGRPSETRAYVRYEGGG